One window from the genome of Paramormyrops kingsleyae isolate MSU_618 chromosome 3, PKINGS_0.4, whole genome shotgun sequence encodes:
- the LOC111843166 gene encoding anoctamin-4 isoform X2 yields the protein MWKYVCSGTEENLICHSPTMKIHPVICSGTGDQRGCKSRDCETDQETPHSAQSSGENTRVSGSSPAAGGKKVCAGAAQDCEPSSGSNNPSTGTSYYSCVSQITFGFEPGGQVAIGISRWKNGAPFDGLSLPSPDAVFSEADACPSQGGHFDPVSCPASLSITPVPSYSSQETISDCSTGVSVSLHGADLQWRNSQRRSAPRALPQASHCVAVVRNFSLPPVRKPIAMDSSSSGDLPSRAAAQSEEAPPNGTVVNVLLGRSEAPHDLPKDDDSLLNPGSQTQSSEGPSQQDLTTEAGRSKSSGLCFSDGKCRIDYILVYRKSNPQSEKREVFERNIRAEGIQMEKESSITNNDVIFVKLHATWEVLCRYAELMNIRMPFRRKIYFLHRRYKFMSRMEKRINKFRGWLPRKPMKFDSDTLPDLEENDSFTAPFSQQRIHHFIIHNKDTFFSNATRSRIVHHILQRVKYEEGKNKIGLNRLLSNNSYEAAFPLHEGSYRSKNSIRTHGADNQRHLLYECWAWWGVWYKYQPLDLIRRYFGEKIGLYFAWLGWYTGMLFPAAMVGLLVFLYGVFTLEHCQVSKEVCQATSIIMCPLCDKYCPYMRLSDSCVYAKVTHLFDNGGTVFFAVFMAVWATVFLEFWKRRRAVLAYDWDLIDWEEEEEEIRPQFEAKYSKKERMNPISGKPEPYQAFTDKCSRLVVSASGIFFMILVVIAAVFGIVIYRVVTVSTFAAFDWALIRNNSQVATTGTAVCINFCIIMLLNVVYEKVALLLTNLEQPRTESEWENSFTLKMFLFQFVNLNSSTFYIAFFLGRFTGRPGAYLRLINRWKLEECHPSGCLIDLCMQMGIIMVLKQTWNNFMELGYPLIQNWWTRRRLRKEHGRKVKASFPQWEKDYNLQPMNAYGLFDEYLEMILQFGFTTIFVAAFPLAPLLALLNNIIEIRLDAYKFVTQWRRPLPSQAKDIGIWYGILEGIGILSVITNAFVIAVTSDFIPRLVYAYKYGPCAGQGRAGEMCMVGYVNASLSVFLVADFENRSEPRSDGSELYGSPVRYCRYRDYRASPDSEEPYAYTLQFWHVLAARLAFIIVFEHLVFTIKNLIAYLIPDLPKDLRDRMRREKYLIQEMMYEAELERLQKEKNEKKRHDRSHHKEWP from the exons ATGTGGAAGTATGTTTGCTCCGGGACAGAAGAGAATTTAATCTGCCATAGTCCGACCATGAAGATCCATCCGGTCATCTGCAGCGGCACGGGCGACCAGAGAGGCTGCAAAAGTCGGGACTGCGAGACCGACCAGGAAACCCCTCACAGTGCTCAGTCATCGGGGGAAAATACAAGGGTTAGTGGGAGCAGCCCTGCAGCCGGAGGGAAGAAAGTCTGCGCCGGAGCCGCGCAAG ACTGCGAGCCCAGCAGCGGCAGTAACAACCCCTCAACTGGAACCAGTTATTACAGCTGCGTCAGTCAAATCACTTTTG GATTTGAGCCGGGGGGGCAGGTAGCCATCGGCATTTCTCGGTGGAAGAATGGCGCCCCCTTTGACGGCCTGTCACTGCCCAGCCCCGATGCGGTATTCTCGGAGGCCGACGCCTGCCCATCCCAGGGGGGGCATTTCGACCCCGTGTCCTGCCCCGCATCTCTGTCCATCACCCCAGTGCCTTCCTACAGCAGCCAGGAAACGATCAGCGACTGCAGCACAG GCGTAAGCGTGTCTCTACATGGGGCTGACCTCCAGTGGCGGAACAGCCAAAGACGAAGTGCTCCGCGTGCTCTCCCTCAGGCCTCCCACTGTGTGGCAGTGGTGAGGAACTTCTCCCTGCCGCCCGTCAGGAAGCCCATAGCCATGGATTCCTCCTCTTCCGGGGATCTTCCCTCCAGAGCTGCCGCTCAGTCGGAGGAAGCCCCACCCAATG GTACGGTTGTGAACGTCTTACTGGGCAGATCGGAGGCGCCGCATGACCTGCCCAAAGACGACGACTCGCTGCTGAACCCGGGCAGTCAGACCCAGAGCTCGGAGGGGCCCAGTCAGCAGGACCTGACCACAGAG GCGGGAAGGAGCAAATCCAGCGGCCTGTGCTTCAGCGACGGAAAGTGCCGGATCGACTACATCCTGGTCTACCGGAAGTCCAACCCGCAGTCGGAGAAGAGGGAAGTCTTCGAGAGGAATATTCGGGCCGAAGGCATCCAGATGGAAAAGGAG TCTTCCATCACCAACAACGACGTGATCTTCGTCAAGCTGCATGCTACGTGGGAAGTGCTATGCCGCTACGCAGAGCTCATGAACATCCGCATGCCCTTCAG GAGAAAAATATACTTCCTTCACCGTCGATACAAGTTCATGAGCAG GATGGAGAAGCGAATAAACAAGTTTCGCGGATGGCTACCTCGCAAACCCATGAAGTTCGACAGCGACACTCTACCCGACCTGGAGGAGAATGACAGCTTCACAGCCCCCTTCAGTCAACAGCGAATACACCA TTTTATCATCCACAACAAAGACACCTTCTTCAGCAACGCCACAAGGAGCCGAATCGTCCACCACATCCTGCAGAGGGTGAAATACGAGGAGGGCAAAAATAAAATTG GACTCAACCGCCTCTTGAGCAATAATTCCTATGAGGCAGCGTTTCCCCTGCACGAG GGAAGCTACAGGAGTAAAAACTCCATCCGGACCCACGGGGCAGATAACCAGCGACACCTCCTGTATGAGTGCTGGGCGTGGTGGGGAGTCTGGTACAAGTACCAACCACTGGACCTCATACG GAGATACTTTGGGGAGAAGATCGGCCTGTACTTCGCATGGTTGGGCTGGTACACGGGCATGCTCTTCCCGGCAGCCATGGTGGGGCTGCTGGTCTTCCTCTACGGAGTCTTCACCCTGGAGCATTGCCAAGTCAG TAAAGAAGTCTGTCAAGCAACATCAATTATAATGTGCCCCCTTTGCGACAAGTACTGTCCCTACATGCGACTGTCTGACAGCTGCGTCTACGCAAAG GTCACGCATCTGTTTGATAATGGGGGAACTGTGTTCTTCGCAGTGTTTATGGCGGTTTGGG CAACGGTATTCCTGGAGTTCTGGAAGAGGAGACGAGCAGTCCTCGCTTACGACTGGGACCTAATCGACTGGGAAGAGGAGGAG GAAGAAATCCGACCACAATTCGAGGCCAAATACTCGAAGAAGGAGAGGATGAACCCGATATCGGGGAAGCCGGAGCCTTACCAAGCCTTCACAGACAAGTGCAGCCGCTTGGTAGTGTCGGCATCAGGGATCTTCTTCATG ATCCTGGTGGTCATCGCAGCCGTGTTCGGCATCGTCATCTACCGGGTGGTGACCGTCAGCACATTCGCTGCCTTCGATTGGGCGCTAATCAGGAATAACTCTCAGGTTGCAACTACCGGGACGGCGGTGTGCATTAACTTCTGCATCATAATGCTGCTCAACGTG GTGTATGAAAAGGTTGCTCTTCTCCTTACAAATTTAG AACAGCCCCGGACGGAGTCAGAATGGGAGAACAGCTTCACGCTGAAGATGTTCCTGTTTCAGTTCGTCAATCTGAACAGCTCCACCTTCTACATCGCCTTCTTCCTGGGGAG ATTCACCGGCCGCCCAGGTGCATACCTGCGACTCATCAACAGGTGGAAACTGGAGGAG TGTCACCCAAGTGGATGCCTGATTGACCTGTGCATGCAGATGGGCATCATCATGGTGCTCAAGCAGACCTGGAACAACTTCATGGAGCTGGGCTACCC GCTCATACAGAACTGGTGGACGCGGCGGAGACTGCGCAAGGAGCACGGCAGGAAGGTGAAGGCCAGCTTCCCACAGTGGGAGAAGGACTACAACCTGCAGCCTATGAATGCTTACGGGCTCTTTGATGAATACCTAGAGATGA TCCTACAGTTTGGCTTCACTACAATATTTGTGGCTGCTTTCCCATTGGCTCCTCTGTTGGCCTTATTGAACAACATCATTGAAATTCGCCTGGATGCCTACAAATTTGTAACGCAGTGGAGACGACCTCTACCCTCGCAAGCAAAGGACATAG GCATCTGGTATGGCATTTTGGAGGGCATTGGCATCCTCTCCGTCATCACCAACGCCTTTGTCATTGCTGTGACATCAGACTTCATCCCTCGATTGGTTTATGCCTATAAGTATGGCCCGTGTGCGGGACAGGGCCGTGCTGGGGAAAT GTGCATGGTGGGATATGTCAATGCCAGTTTGTCGGTATTCCTCGTTGCGGACTTCGAAAACCGATCAGAGCCCCGGTCGGATGGATCGGAGTTATATGGATCTCCGGTGAGGTATTGCAG GTATCGGGATTATCGTGCTTCGCCTGACTCCGAGGAGCCCTACGCTTACACGCTTCAGTTCTGGCATGTTCTCGCAGCACGGCTAGCCTTCATCATCGTGTTCGAG CACCTGGTTTTTACCATTAAAAACCTGATTGCCTACCTGATCCCAGACCTTCCAAAGGACCTGCGTGACCGCATGCGACGTGAGAAGTACCTGATCCAGGAGATGATGTATGAAGCTGAGCTAGAAAGGCTTCAGAAGGAGAAGAATGAGAAGAAAAGGCACGACAGGTCCCACCACAAAGAGTGGCCCTGA
- the LOC111843166 gene encoding anoctamin-4 isoform X3 — MWKYVCSGTEENLICHSPTMKIHPVICSGTGDQRGCKSRDCETDQETPHSAQSSGENTRVSGSSPAAGGKKVCAGAAQDCEPSSGSNNPSTGTSYYSCVSQITFGFEPGGQVAIGISRWKNGAPFDGLSLPSPDAVFSEADACPSQGGHFDPVSCPASLSITPVPSYSSQETISDCSTGVSVSLHGADLQWRNSQRRSAPRALPQASHCVAVVRNFSLPPVRKPIAMDSSSSGDLPSRAAAQSEEAPPNAGTVVNVLLGRSEAPHDLPKDDDSLLNPGSQTQSSEGPSQQDLTTEAGRSKSSGLCFSDGKCRIDYILVYRKSNPQSEKREVFERNIRAEGIQMEKESSITNNDVIFVKLHATWEVLCRYAELMNIRMPFRRKIYFLHRRYKFMSRMEKRINKFRGWLPRKPMKFDSDTLPDLEENDSFTAPFSQQRIHQEATGVKTPSGPTGQITSDTSCMSAGRGGESGTSTNHWTSYGDTLGRRSACTSHGWAGTRACSSRQPWWGCWSSSTESSPWSIAKSEVCQATSIIMCPLCDKYCPYMRLSDSCVYAKVTHLFDNGGTVFFAVFMAVWATVFLEFWKRRRAVLAYDWDLIDWEEEEEEIRPQFEAKYSKKERMNPISGKPEPYQAFTDKCSRLVVSASGIFFMILVVIAAVFGIVIYRVVTVSTFAAFDWALIRNNSQVATTGTAVCINFCIIMLLNVVYEKVALLLTNLEQPRTESEWENSFTLKMFLFQFVNLNSSTFYIAFFLGRFTGRPGAYLRLINRWKLEECHPSGCLIDLCMQMGIIMVLKQTWNNFMELGYPLIQNWWTRRRLRKEHGRKVKASFPQWEKDYNLQPMNAYGLFDEYLEMILQFGFTTIFVAAFPLAPLLALLNNIIEIRLDAYKFVTQWRRPLPSQAKDIGIWYGILEGIGILSVITNAFVIAVTSDFIPRLVYAYKYGPCAGQGRAGEMCMVGYVNASLSVFLVADFENRSEPRSDGSELYGSPVRYCRYRDYRASPDSEEPYAYTLQFWHVLAARLAFIIVFEHLVFTIKNLIAYLIPDLPKDLRDRMRREKYLIQEMMYEAELERLQKEKNEKKRHDRSHHKEWP, encoded by the exons ATGTGGAAGTATGTTTGCTCCGGGACAGAAGAGAATTTAATCTGCCATAGTCCGACCATGAAGATCCATCCGGTCATCTGCAGCGGCACGGGCGACCAGAGAGGCTGCAAAAGTCGGGACTGCGAGACCGACCAGGAAACCCCTCACAGTGCTCAGTCATCGGGGGAAAATACAAGGGTTAGTGGGAGCAGCCCTGCAGCCGGAGGGAAGAAAGTCTGCGCCGGAGCCGCGCAAG ACTGCGAGCCCAGCAGCGGCAGTAACAACCCCTCAACTGGAACCAGTTATTACAGCTGCGTCAGTCAAATCACTTTTG GATTTGAGCCGGGGGGGCAGGTAGCCATCGGCATTTCTCGGTGGAAGAATGGCGCCCCCTTTGACGGCCTGTCACTGCCCAGCCCCGATGCGGTATTCTCGGAGGCCGACGCCTGCCCATCCCAGGGGGGGCATTTCGACCCCGTGTCCTGCCCCGCATCTCTGTCCATCACCCCAGTGCCTTCCTACAGCAGCCAGGAAACGATCAGCGACTGCAGCACAG GCGTAAGCGTGTCTCTACATGGGGCTGACCTCCAGTGGCGGAACAGCCAAAGACGAAGTGCTCCGCGTGCTCTCCCTCAGGCCTCCCACTGTGTGGCAGTGGTGAGGAACTTCTCCCTGCCGCCCGTCAGGAAGCCCATAGCCATGGATTCCTCCTCTTCCGGGGATCTTCCCTCCAGAGCTGCCGCTCAGTCGGAGGAAGCCCCACCCAATG CAGGTACGGTTGTGAACGTCTTACTGGGCAGATCGGAGGCGCCGCATGACCTGCCCAAAGACGACGACTCGCTGCTGAACCCGGGCAGTCAGACCCAGAGCTCGGAGGGGCCCAGTCAGCAGGACCTGACCACAGAG GCGGGAAGGAGCAAATCCAGCGGCCTGTGCTTCAGCGACGGAAAGTGCCGGATCGACTACATCCTGGTCTACCGGAAGTCCAACCCGCAGTCGGAGAAGAGGGAAGTCTTCGAGAGGAATATTCGGGCCGAAGGCATCCAGATGGAAAAGGAG TCTTCCATCACCAACAACGACGTGATCTTCGTCAAGCTGCATGCTACGTGGGAAGTGCTATGCCGCTACGCAGAGCTCATGAACATCCGCATGCCCTTCAG GAGAAAAATATACTTCCTTCACCGTCGATACAAGTTCATGAGCAG GATGGAGAAGCGAATAAACAAGTTTCGCGGATGGCTACCTCGCAAACCCATGAAGTTCGACAGCGACACTCTACCCGACCTGGAGGAGAATGACAGCTTCACAGCCCCCTTCAGTCAACAGCGAATACACCA GGAAGCTACAGGAGTAAAAACTCCATCCGGACCCACGGGGCAGATAACCAGCGACACCTCCTGTATGAGTGCTGGGCGTGGTGGGGAGTCTGGTACAAGTACCAACCACTGGACCTCATACG GAGATACTTTGGGGAGAAGATCGGCCTGTACTTCGCATGGTTGGGCTGGTACACGGGCATGCTCTTCCCGGCAGCCATGGTGGGGCTGCTGGTCTTCCTCTACGGAGTCTTCACCCTGGAGCATTGCCAAGTCAG AAGTCTGTCAAGCAACATCAATTATAATGTGCCCCCTTTGCGACAAGTACTGTCCCTACATGCGACTGTCTGACAGCTGCGTCTACGCAAAG GTCACGCATCTGTTTGATAATGGGGGAACTGTGTTCTTCGCAGTGTTTATGGCGGTTTGGG CAACGGTATTCCTGGAGTTCTGGAAGAGGAGACGAGCAGTCCTCGCTTACGACTGGGACCTAATCGACTGGGAAGAGGAGGAG GAAGAAATCCGACCACAATTCGAGGCCAAATACTCGAAGAAGGAGAGGATGAACCCGATATCGGGGAAGCCGGAGCCTTACCAAGCCTTCACAGACAAGTGCAGCCGCTTGGTAGTGTCGGCATCAGGGATCTTCTTCATG ATCCTGGTGGTCATCGCAGCCGTGTTCGGCATCGTCATCTACCGGGTGGTGACCGTCAGCACATTCGCTGCCTTCGATTGGGCGCTAATCAGGAATAACTCTCAGGTTGCAACTACCGGGACGGCGGTGTGCATTAACTTCTGCATCATAATGCTGCTCAACGTG GTGTATGAAAAGGTTGCTCTTCTCCTTACAAATTTAG AACAGCCCCGGACGGAGTCAGAATGGGAGAACAGCTTCACGCTGAAGATGTTCCTGTTTCAGTTCGTCAATCTGAACAGCTCCACCTTCTACATCGCCTTCTTCCTGGGGAG ATTCACCGGCCGCCCAGGTGCATACCTGCGACTCATCAACAGGTGGAAACTGGAGGAG TGTCACCCAAGTGGATGCCTGATTGACCTGTGCATGCAGATGGGCATCATCATGGTGCTCAAGCAGACCTGGAACAACTTCATGGAGCTGGGCTACCC GCTCATACAGAACTGGTGGACGCGGCGGAGACTGCGCAAGGAGCACGGCAGGAAGGTGAAGGCCAGCTTCCCACAGTGGGAGAAGGACTACAACCTGCAGCCTATGAATGCTTACGGGCTCTTTGATGAATACCTAGAGATGA TCCTACAGTTTGGCTTCACTACAATATTTGTGGCTGCTTTCCCATTGGCTCCTCTGTTGGCCTTATTGAACAACATCATTGAAATTCGCCTGGATGCCTACAAATTTGTAACGCAGTGGAGACGACCTCTACCCTCGCAAGCAAAGGACATAG GCATCTGGTATGGCATTTTGGAGGGCATTGGCATCCTCTCCGTCATCACCAACGCCTTTGTCATTGCTGTGACATCAGACTTCATCCCTCGATTGGTTTATGCCTATAAGTATGGCCCGTGTGCGGGACAGGGCCGTGCTGGGGAAAT GTGCATGGTGGGATATGTCAATGCCAGTTTGTCGGTATTCCTCGTTGCGGACTTCGAAAACCGATCAGAGCCCCGGTCGGATGGATCGGAGTTATATGGATCTCCGGTGAGGTATTGCAG GTATCGGGATTATCGTGCTTCGCCTGACTCCGAGGAGCCCTACGCTTACACGCTTCAGTTCTGGCATGTTCTCGCAGCACGGCTAGCCTTCATCATCGTGTTCGAG CACCTGGTTTTTACCATTAAAAACCTGATTGCCTACCTGATCCCAGACCTTCCAAAGGACCTGCGTGACCGCATGCGACGTGAGAAGTACCTGATCCAGGAGATGATGTATGAAGCTGAGCTAGAAAGGCTTCAGAAGGAGAAGAATGAGAAGAAAAGGCACGACAGGTCCCACCACAAAGAGTGGCCCTGA
- the LOC111843166 gene encoding anoctamin-4 isoform X1, whose product MWKYVCSGTEENLICHSPTMKIHPVICSGTGDQRGCKSRDCETDQETPHSAQSSGENTRVSGSSPAAGGKKVCAGAAQDCEPSSGSNNPSTGTSYYSCVSQITFGFEPGGQVAIGISRWKNGAPFDGLSLPSPDAVFSEADACPSQGGHFDPVSCPASLSITPVPSYSSQETISDCSTGVSVSLHGADLQWRNSQRRSAPRALPQASHCVAVVRNFSLPPVRKPIAMDSSSSGDLPSRAAAQSEEAPPNAGTVVNVLLGRSEAPHDLPKDDDSLLNPGSQTQSSEGPSQQDLTTEAGRSKSSGLCFSDGKCRIDYILVYRKSNPQSEKREVFERNIRAEGIQMEKESSITNNDVIFVKLHATWEVLCRYAELMNIRMPFRRKIYFLHRRYKFMSRMEKRINKFRGWLPRKPMKFDSDTLPDLEENDSFTAPFSQQRIHHFIIHNKDTFFSNATRSRIVHHILQRVKYEEGKNKIGLNRLLSNNSYEAAFPLHEGSYRSKNSIRTHGADNQRHLLYECWAWWGVWYKYQPLDLIRRYFGEKIGLYFAWLGWYTGMLFPAAMVGLLVFLYGVFTLEHCQVSKEVCQATSIIMCPLCDKYCPYMRLSDSCVYAKVTHLFDNGGTVFFAVFMAVWATVFLEFWKRRRAVLAYDWDLIDWEEEEEEIRPQFEAKYSKKERMNPISGKPEPYQAFTDKCSRLVVSASGIFFMILVVIAAVFGIVIYRVVTVSTFAAFDWALIRNNSQVATTGTAVCINFCIIMLLNVVYEKVALLLTNLEQPRTESEWENSFTLKMFLFQFVNLNSSTFYIAFFLGRFTGRPGAYLRLINRWKLEECHPSGCLIDLCMQMGIIMVLKQTWNNFMELGYPLIQNWWTRRRLRKEHGRKVKASFPQWEKDYNLQPMNAYGLFDEYLEMILQFGFTTIFVAAFPLAPLLALLNNIIEIRLDAYKFVTQWRRPLPSQAKDIGIWYGILEGIGILSVITNAFVIAVTSDFIPRLVYAYKYGPCAGQGRAGEMCMVGYVNASLSVFLVADFENRSEPRSDGSELYGSPVRYCRYRDYRASPDSEEPYAYTLQFWHVLAARLAFIIVFEHLVFTIKNLIAYLIPDLPKDLRDRMRREKYLIQEMMYEAELERLQKEKNEKKRHDRSHHKEWP is encoded by the exons ATGTGGAAGTATGTTTGCTCCGGGACAGAAGAGAATTTAATCTGCCATAGTCCGACCATGAAGATCCATCCGGTCATCTGCAGCGGCACGGGCGACCAGAGAGGCTGCAAAAGTCGGGACTGCGAGACCGACCAGGAAACCCCTCACAGTGCTCAGTCATCGGGGGAAAATACAAGGGTTAGTGGGAGCAGCCCTGCAGCCGGAGGGAAGAAAGTCTGCGCCGGAGCCGCGCAAG ACTGCGAGCCCAGCAGCGGCAGTAACAACCCCTCAACTGGAACCAGTTATTACAGCTGCGTCAGTCAAATCACTTTTG GATTTGAGCCGGGGGGGCAGGTAGCCATCGGCATTTCTCGGTGGAAGAATGGCGCCCCCTTTGACGGCCTGTCACTGCCCAGCCCCGATGCGGTATTCTCGGAGGCCGACGCCTGCCCATCCCAGGGGGGGCATTTCGACCCCGTGTCCTGCCCCGCATCTCTGTCCATCACCCCAGTGCCTTCCTACAGCAGCCAGGAAACGATCAGCGACTGCAGCACAG GCGTAAGCGTGTCTCTACATGGGGCTGACCTCCAGTGGCGGAACAGCCAAAGACGAAGTGCTCCGCGTGCTCTCCCTCAGGCCTCCCACTGTGTGGCAGTGGTGAGGAACTTCTCCCTGCCGCCCGTCAGGAAGCCCATAGCCATGGATTCCTCCTCTTCCGGGGATCTTCCCTCCAGAGCTGCCGCTCAGTCGGAGGAAGCCCCACCCAATG CAGGTACGGTTGTGAACGTCTTACTGGGCAGATCGGAGGCGCCGCATGACCTGCCCAAAGACGACGACTCGCTGCTGAACCCGGGCAGTCAGACCCAGAGCTCGGAGGGGCCCAGTCAGCAGGACCTGACCACAGAG GCGGGAAGGAGCAAATCCAGCGGCCTGTGCTTCAGCGACGGAAAGTGCCGGATCGACTACATCCTGGTCTACCGGAAGTCCAACCCGCAGTCGGAGAAGAGGGAAGTCTTCGAGAGGAATATTCGGGCCGAAGGCATCCAGATGGAAAAGGAG TCTTCCATCACCAACAACGACGTGATCTTCGTCAAGCTGCATGCTACGTGGGAAGTGCTATGCCGCTACGCAGAGCTCATGAACATCCGCATGCCCTTCAG GAGAAAAATATACTTCCTTCACCGTCGATACAAGTTCATGAGCAG GATGGAGAAGCGAATAAACAAGTTTCGCGGATGGCTACCTCGCAAACCCATGAAGTTCGACAGCGACACTCTACCCGACCTGGAGGAGAATGACAGCTTCACAGCCCCCTTCAGTCAACAGCGAATACACCA TTTTATCATCCACAACAAAGACACCTTCTTCAGCAACGCCACAAGGAGCCGAATCGTCCACCACATCCTGCAGAGGGTGAAATACGAGGAGGGCAAAAATAAAATTG GACTCAACCGCCTCTTGAGCAATAATTCCTATGAGGCAGCGTTTCCCCTGCACGAG GGAAGCTACAGGAGTAAAAACTCCATCCGGACCCACGGGGCAGATAACCAGCGACACCTCCTGTATGAGTGCTGGGCGTGGTGGGGAGTCTGGTACAAGTACCAACCACTGGACCTCATACG GAGATACTTTGGGGAGAAGATCGGCCTGTACTTCGCATGGTTGGGCTGGTACACGGGCATGCTCTTCCCGGCAGCCATGGTGGGGCTGCTGGTCTTCCTCTACGGAGTCTTCACCCTGGAGCATTGCCAAGTCAG TAAAGAAGTCTGTCAAGCAACATCAATTATAATGTGCCCCCTTTGCGACAAGTACTGTCCCTACATGCGACTGTCTGACAGCTGCGTCTACGCAAAG GTCACGCATCTGTTTGATAATGGGGGAACTGTGTTCTTCGCAGTGTTTATGGCGGTTTGGG CAACGGTATTCCTGGAGTTCTGGAAGAGGAGACGAGCAGTCCTCGCTTACGACTGGGACCTAATCGACTGGGAAGAGGAGGAG GAAGAAATCCGACCACAATTCGAGGCCAAATACTCGAAGAAGGAGAGGATGAACCCGATATCGGGGAAGCCGGAGCCTTACCAAGCCTTCACAGACAAGTGCAGCCGCTTGGTAGTGTCGGCATCAGGGATCTTCTTCATG ATCCTGGTGGTCATCGCAGCCGTGTTCGGCATCGTCATCTACCGGGTGGTGACCGTCAGCACATTCGCTGCCTTCGATTGGGCGCTAATCAGGAATAACTCTCAGGTTGCAACTACCGGGACGGCGGTGTGCATTAACTTCTGCATCATAATGCTGCTCAACGTG GTGTATGAAAAGGTTGCTCTTCTCCTTACAAATTTAG AACAGCCCCGGACGGAGTCAGAATGGGAGAACAGCTTCACGCTGAAGATGTTCCTGTTTCAGTTCGTCAATCTGAACAGCTCCACCTTCTACATCGCCTTCTTCCTGGGGAG ATTCACCGGCCGCCCAGGTGCATACCTGCGACTCATCAACAGGTGGAAACTGGAGGAG TGTCACCCAAGTGGATGCCTGATTGACCTGTGCATGCAGATGGGCATCATCATGGTGCTCAAGCAGACCTGGAACAACTTCATGGAGCTGGGCTACCC GCTCATACAGAACTGGTGGACGCGGCGGAGACTGCGCAAGGAGCACGGCAGGAAGGTGAAGGCCAGCTTCCCACAGTGGGAGAAGGACTACAACCTGCAGCCTATGAATGCTTACGGGCTCTTTGATGAATACCTAGAGATGA TCCTACAGTTTGGCTTCACTACAATATTTGTGGCTGCTTTCCCATTGGCTCCTCTGTTGGCCTTATTGAACAACATCATTGAAATTCGCCTGGATGCCTACAAATTTGTAACGCAGTGGAGACGACCTCTACCCTCGCAAGCAAAGGACATAG GCATCTGGTATGGCATTTTGGAGGGCATTGGCATCCTCTCCGTCATCACCAACGCCTTTGTCATTGCTGTGACATCAGACTTCATCCCTCGATTGGTTTATGCCTATAAGTATGGCCCGTGTGCGGGACAGGGCCGTGCTGGGGAAAT GTGCATGGTGGGATATGTCAATGCCAGTTTGTCGGTATTCCTCGTTGCGGACTTCGAAAACCGATCAGAGCCCCGGTCGGATGGATCGGAGTTATATGGATCTCCGGTGAGGTATTGCAG GTATCGGGATTATCGTGCTTCGCCTGACTCCGAGGAGCCCTACGCTTACACGCTTCAGTTCTGGCATGTTCTCGCAGCACGGCTAGCCTTCATCATCGTGTTCGAG CACCTGGTTTTTACCATTAAAAACCTGATTGCCTACCTGATCCCAGACCTTCCAAAGGACCTGCGTGACCGCATGCGACGTGAGAAGTACCTGATCCAGGAGATGATGTATGAAGCTGAGCTAGAAAGGCTTCAGAAGGAGAAGAATGAGAAGAAAAGGCACGACAGGTCCCACCACAAAGAGTGGCCCTGA